A DNA window from Desulfobacterales bacterium contains the following coding sequences:
- a CDS encoding PAS domain S-box protein has protein sequence MDRLPSKQTILIADANAENSSVLKKILLPDFGIKVAKDAKETIRLALSSDTPALILLNIMMPTADMLGVCQQLKADPATKNIPIVLLSEPTFDDQVAKGFEVGAADVITKPFNSAVVKARVKTHLELKGFREKFENSVKQHMSKLDEEIKERREIEDSYRALVEHARDGIAIIHDFRVKFANPAFSKMIGIPEKELIGAHLKKFISEEEFIKNTTRYSDRIAGLNLPRIYRSQVIHADGSTIDVELNVSVIPYGRSLAALVFMRDIREEEAWQYCR, from the coding sequence ATGGATCGCCTGCCATCAAAACAAACAATTTTAATCGCGGACGCCAATGCGGAAAACAGTAGCGTTCTGAAAAAGATTTTGTTACCTGACTTTGGCATCAAAGTTGCCAAAGATGCAAAGGAAACCATCCGGCTGGCCTTATCTTCCGATACCCCCGCATTGATCCTTTTAAACATCATGATGCCGACCGCAGATATGCTTGGGGTTTGCCAGCAGTTAAAAGCGGATCCAGCCACCAAGAACATCCCAATAGTCCTTCTATCGGAGCCGACCTTTGATGATCAGGTAGCAAAGGGATTTGAGGTCGGTGCGGCGGATGTCATTACAAAACCGTTCAACAGCGCTGTGGTCAAAGCCAGGGTTAAAACCCACTTAGAGCTGAAGGGATTTCGAGAGAAATTTGAAAATAGCGTTAAACAGCATATGAGCAAGCTGGATGAGGAAATTAAGGAACGCAGAGAAATTGAAGATAGCTACCGCGCGCTGGTTGAGCATGCCAGAGACGGCATTGCCATTATTCACGATTTTAGAGTCAAATTCGCCAATCCTGCCTTTAGCAAAATGATCGGCATCCCCGAAAAAGAGCTGATCGGCGCGCATCTTAAGAAATTTATTTCAGAAGAAGAATTTATCAAAAATACCACGCGCTATTCCGACAGGATCGCCGGTTTGAATCTACCGCGTATTTACAGATCACAGGTGATTCATGCAGACGGGTCGACCATCGACGTCGAGCTCAATGTCAGCGTCATACCCTATGGCAGATCACTTGCCGCTCTGGTGTTTATGCGCGATATCCGCGAAGAGGAAGCTTGGCAGTATTGTCGCTAA